The Longimicrobiaceae bacterium genome includes a window with the following:
- the purD gene encoding phosphoribosylamine--glycine ligase: protein MKILIVGNGGREHALLWKLKRDAPDAEFFITGGNGGTAGLAEHLPFKPDELQSLAGWAENQKVALTVVGPEVPLAEGIVDHFGMRGLPVFGPTAKAAEIESSKAFAKGLMQKHGIPTAAFHVFHELPAAEAYIREQGAPLVVKASGLAAGKGAVVCGTTGEALAAAREMLGEGVFGSAGSEIVVEEFMRGEELSVFALADGKVAVPMLPAQDHKRVGEGETGPNTGGMGAYAPVSLATPELMERVAREILAPTLAAMAKEDRPFRGLLYVGLMLTPAGPKVVEFNCRFGDPETQVVLPMLESGLLEPMLAIAHGGSIAGLELRFRPGAAATTVLASGGYPRDYRVGLPVTIPAEVEDAADLLAFHAGTKRADGALLTSGGRVLSVTALAPTVPEAAARSRWAAERVAFEGKQFRGDIGWREGRRA from the coding sequence GTGAAGATCCTGATCGTCGGAAACGGGGGGCGCGAGCACGCCCTCCTCTGGAAGCTGAAGCGGGACGCCCCGGACGCCGAGTTCTTCATCACCGGCGGGAACGGCGGGACGGCGGGGCTCGCCGAGCACCTCCCCTTCAAGCCGGACGAGCTCCAGTCGCTCGCGGGATGGGCCGAGAATCAGAAGGTTGCCCTCACTGTCGTGGGCCCCGAGGTGCCGCTGGCCGAAGGGATCGTGGACCACTTCGGGATGCGGGGGCTCCCGGTGTTCGGCCCCACCGCGAAGGCGGCGGAGATCGAGAGCTCCAAGGCGTTCGCCAAGGGTCTCATGCAAAAGCACGGGATCCCCACCGCCGCCTTCCACGTCTTCCACGAGCTCCCGGCCGCGGAAGCGTACATCCGCGAGCAGGGCGCCCCGCTGGTGGTCAAGGCCTCCGGCCTCGCGGCCGGCAAGGGCGCGGTGGTGTGCGGCACGACCGGGGAGGCGCTGGCCGCCGCCCGCGAGATGCTGGGCGAGGGCGTCTTCGGCTCGGCGGGAAGCGAGATCGTGGTGGAGGAGTTCATGCGCGGCGAGGAGCTGTCCGTCTTCGCCCTGGCGGACGGGAAGGTCGCCGTCCCCATGCTCCCCGCGCAGGACCACAAGCGCGTCGGCGAGGGGGAGACCGGGCCCAACACCGGCGGGATGGGCGCCTACGCCCCCGTCTCGCTCGCCACGCCGGAGCTGATGGAGCGCGTCGCGCGCGAGATCCTCGCCCCCACCCTCGCCGCCATGGCGAAGGAGGACCGCCCCTTCCGCGGCCTGCTCTACGTCGGCCTGATGCTGACGCCCGCGGGGCCGAAGGTGGTGGAGTTCAACTGCCGCTTCGGCGACCCGGAGACGCAGGTGGTGCTCCCCATGCTGGAGAGCGGGCTCCTGGAGCCGATGCTCGCCATCGCCCACGGCGGCTCCATCGCGGGGTTGGAGCTGCGCTTCCGTCCCGGCGCCGCCGCCACCACCGTGCTCGCCTCCGGCGGCTACCCCAGGGACTACCGGGTCGGCCTCCCGGTGACCATCCCGGCCGAGGTGGAGGACGCCGCCGACCTCCTGGCCTTCCACGCCGGCACGAAGCGGGCGGACGGGGCGCTCCTCACCTCCGGCGGCCGCGTGCTCTCCGTGACCGCCCTCGCGCCCACGGTCCCAGAGGCCGCCGCGCGCAGCCGCTGGGCCGCGGAGCGCGTCGCGTTCGAGGGGAAGCAGTTCCGGGGCGACATCGGGTGGAGGGAGGGACGGCGTGCCTGA